The following DNA comes from Streptomyces globosus.
CGAGCCCCGCGGAGTACGAGAGGCACCAGATGCACGAGAGCGGCACGAGACGCCCGGCCGGCCCCGGCCCTGCCCCTTCCCGCGGCGTCCCGGACGGTCTCCTGGTCGCCCTGCTCGCGTTCCTCCTGGGACTGGCCGTGCTCGTGTGGTCCTCGACGGGGCTGGCCGCGCTCCTCGCGAAGGGCGCCTGGCCGGCCACCGTCACGTTCGGCCGCACACCCGACGCGGTCCGCGCCCTGATAGCGGAGCCGCACGACCTGCCGGGCGCCTGGCCGGCGACGGACCCGGCGGCGCTGTCGGGCTGGGGGCTCTTCTGGGGCCTGTTCGTCGGGCAGCTTCTGGTCCTCTTCGTGCTCACCGTGTTCGTGATCGGCGCCGTGGCCCGCACGAAGGCGCGCCGGGCCCGCGCCCGCAGCGCCCCGCCGGAGCCGACTGCGCAGGCTGCGGAACCGGATCCGGTGCCGGTGCCGGTGCCGGTGCCGGATCCGCCGAAGCCGCCCCTGCCGAAGCCGGCGCCCGCCGTCCCCGCCCCGGCCGCTGGGGGGCCGACGGACGAGGCGTACCGGTACGGCTTCGGCCACCCGCCCCGCGCCGAGGCCCCGGCGGCCGCTCCGGCGGGCCGTCTGGCGTACGGGGCCCCGGGCGAGCGCCGCCGCCTGGCGGCGGCCCATCTCGCGTCCGCGGAGGGCGCGGCGCTCGTCGTGACGTCCTCACCGGCGCTGTGGGCGGACACGAAGGACGGCCGCGCGAAGCTGGGCCCGGTCCTCCTGTACGACCCGTCGCACCTGTGCGACACCCCGGCCCGTATGCACTGGAACCCGGCGGAGGGCTGCACGGACCGGGACACCGCGGCCGTCCGCGCCACGGCCCTGCTGGCCCCCGTACGACCGCGGGCGCGCATGGACGAGGCTGTCGCCGACACGGCGGAGACGCTGGTGCGGAGCTGGCTACAGGCGGCCGCGCTGGACGGCCGCCCGTTCAAGCAGCTGCACCGCTGGGCACAGGGAACCGGGGTGCAGGAGGCGGTCCGCATCCTGCGCACGCACCCGCAGGCGGCGGCAGGGGCTGCCGGGGAGCTGGAGAGTGCCCTCACCGCGTATCCCGAACGACGGGACCAGGCCCGGCATCTGACGGCACGGGCGCTGGCGTGCCTGACGTCGGTGCACATCCGCGAGGCCTGCAATCCGAACCGAACGGATGCGCTGGCGCTGGCATCGTTCCTGCAGGAGGGGGGCACCCTCTATGTGGTGGGTGAATCCGTGGAGGAACCCGCGGCCCACCCGGGTGCGATGCCGCTGCTGACCGCACTCGCGTCGAGCGTGGTCGAGCACGGCCGCCGCATGGCCGCACGGTCATCCCGCGGCCGGCTCGACCCACCACTGACCCTGGTCCTGGAGGACGTGGCGGCCGTCGCCCCGGTCCCGCAGCTGCCGGACCTCCTCGCGGAGGACGTGCTGCCGCTGCTGGCGTTGTGCCGCAGCCGCGAGCAGGCCCGGTCCCGCTGGCCTCAGTGGCCCGCGGAGCCCCCGGCCGACGCGACCGCGCCGCCCCGGCCGGGGGCCCGTACTCCGGCTCCGTGACCTCTACCTCCGGGCCGCGGGCCGGGGGTAGACGTACTCGAGCTCCTTCGCCGCCGGGTCGCCGGGCTTGGGGATGACGAGCCCGCTCGGCCGGAACCCGTAGCGCCGGTAGAAGCCGCCGGCCCGCGCGTTGTCCTCGTGTACGAACAGGCGGACGCGCTCCAGCCGCGGCTCCTCCAGCGACCAGGCCCACTGGAGCGCGGCGGTGAACAGGGCGTCGGTCAGTCCGCGCCCGCGCCACTCCGGCCGCACGTACACGCCGACGAAATGCGCCTGGTCGGTGTCGACGGTCCGCTCGAGGAAGTCGGCGCCGCCGACGGGCTCGACGAAGGCGGACACCGAGCCGGCCCACTGTCCGTCGGGGGTCTCGGCGATGAACTGCCGGACGTGGACGCCTTCGGCCGCCCCGCGCGCCCGCTCCTGCCAGTACGCGTCGGGTTTGGCAGCGGCGTCCTCGACGGATTCCAGGAACGCCATGGGCGCGAGCGGGTCGGCGAGGGCCTCCAGGCGGAGCGCCTTGACCTTCTGCCATTCATCGGTCCGTACGGGCCGGGTCACAAACTGTTCCATGCACCCGGATCCAATCACGGGCCGGCGCGCACCGCACCGCAATTCAATCTGCCCTGAAACGCAGGAAAGCCCCGCACCAGAGCTGGTGCGGGGCTTTCCCACAATGATTGTTCGGCGGCGTCCTACTCTCCCACAGGGTCCCCCCTGCAGTACCATCGGCGCTGAAAGGCTTAGCTTCCGGGTTCGGAATGTAACCGGGCGTTTCCCTAACGCTATGACCACCGAAACACTATGAAGTTGAACTCAAGCCGGCAATGGCGAGTTCGTTGCTTCAGAACTAACACAGTGGACGCGAGCAACTGAGGACAAGCCCTCGGCCTATTAGTACCAGTCAGCTCCACCCGTTACCGGGCTTCCACATCTGGCCTATCAACCCAGTCGTCTACTGGGAGCCTTACCCTCTCAAGGAGGTGGGAATACTCATCTTGAAGCAGGCTTCCCGCTTAGATGCTTTCAGCGGTTATCCCTCCCGAACGTAGCCAACCAGCCATGCCCTTGGCAGGACAACTGGCACACCAGAGGTTCGTCCGTCCCGGTCCTCTCGTACTAGGGACAGCCCTTCTCAATATTCCTACGCGCACAGCGGATAGGGACCGAACTGTCTCACGACGTTCTAAACCCAGCTCGCGTACCGCTTTAATGGGCGAACAGCCCAACCCTTGGGACCGACTCCAGCCCCAGGATGCGACGAGCCGACATCGAGGTGCCAAACCATCCCGTCGATATGGACTCTTGGGGAAGATCAGCCTGTTATCCCCGGGGTACCTTTTATCCGTTGAGCGACGGCGCTTCCACAAGCCACCGCCGGATCACTAGTCCCGACTTTCGTCCCTGCTCGACCCGTCGGTCTCACAGTCAAGCTCCCTTGTGCACTTACACTCAACACCTGATTGCCAACCAGGCTGAGGGAACCTTTGGGCGCCTCCGTTACCCTTTGGGAGGCAACCGCCCCAGTTAAACTACCCATCAGACACTGTCCCTGATCCGGATCACGGACCGAGGTTAGACATCCAGCACGACCAGAGTGGTATTTCAACGACGACTCCACAACCACTGGCGTGGCCGCTTCACAGTCTCCCACCTATCCTACACAAGCCGAACCGAACACCAATATCAAACTGTAGTAAAGGTCCCGGGGTCTTTCCGTCCTGCTGCGCGAAACGAGCATCTTTACTCGTAGTGCAATTTCACCGGGCCTATGGTTGAGACAGTCGAGAAGTCGTTACGCCATTCGTGCAGGTCGGAACTTACCCGACAAGGAATTTCGCTACCTTAGGATGGTTATAGTTACCACCGCCGTTTACTGGCGCTTAAGTTCTCAGCTTCGCCCCACCGAAATGGAGCTAACCGGTCCCCTTAACGTTCCAGCACCGGGCAGGCGTCAGTCCGTATACATCGCCTTACGGCTTCGCACGGACCTGTGTTTTTAGTAAACAGTCGCTTCTCGCTGGTCTCTGCGGCCACCCCCAGCTCAAGGTGCAAGACCTATCACCAGGAATGGCCCCCCTTCTCCCGAAGTTACGGGGGCATTTTGCCGAGTTCCTTAACCATAGTTCACCCGAACGCCTCGGTATTCTCTACCTGACCACCTGAGTCGGTTTAGGGTACGGGCCGCCATGAAACTCGCTAGAGGCTTTTCTCGACAGCATAGGATCATCCACTTCGCCACAATCGGCTCGGCATCAGGTCTCAACCTTGTATGAGGGACGGATTTGCCTACCCCTCGGCCTACACCCTTACCCCGGGACAACCACCGCCCGGGCTGGACTACCTTCCTGCGTCACCCCATCGCTTACCTACTACAAGTCCGGTTCGTCGGCTCCACCACTTCCCTTCACCCGAAGGATCCAGGACGGCTTCACGGACTTAGCATCGCTCGCCTCGATATTGGGCGTTTCAAAGCGGGTACCGGAATATCAACCGGTTGTCCATCGACTACGCCTGTCGGCCTCGCCTTAGGTCCCGACTTACCCTGGGCAGATCAGCTTGACCCAGGAACCCTTAGTCAATCGGCGCACACGTTTCTCACGTGTGTATCGCTACTCATGCCTGCATTCTCACTCGTGAACCGTCCACAACTCGCTTCCGCGGCTGCTTCACCCGGCACACGACGCTCCCCTACCCATCACAGCCTCCGTTGGGAGTATTGCTGCAATGACACGACTTCGGCGGTACGCTTGAGCCCCGCTACATTGTCGGCGCGGAATCACTTGACCAGTGAGCTATTACGCACTCTTTCAAGGGTGGCTGCTTCTAAGCCAACCTCCTGGTTGTCTCTGCGACTCCACATCCTTTCCCACTTAGCGTACGCTTAGGGGCCTTAGTCGATGCTCTGGGCTGTTTCCCTCTCGACCATGGAGCTTATCCCCCACAGTCTCACTGCCGCGCTCTCACTTACCGGCATTCGGAGTTTGGCTAAGGTCAGTAACCCGGTAGGGCCCATCGCCTATCCAGTGCTCTACCTCCGGCAAGAAACACACGACGCTGCACCTAAATGCATTTCGGGGAGAACCAGCTATCACGGAGTTTGATTGGCCTTTCACCCCTAACCACAGGTCATCCCCCAGGTTTTCAACCCTGGTGGGTTCGGTCCTCCACGAAGTCTTACCTCCGCTTCAACCTGCCCATGGCTAGATCACTCCGCTTCGGGTCTAGAGCGTGCAACTCAAACGCCCTGTTCGGACTCGCTTTCGCTACGGCTTCCCCACACGGGTTAACCTCGCTACACACCGCTAACTCGCAGGCTCATTCTTCAAAAGGCACGCAGTCACGAGACGTGCAAGCACGTCCGACGCTCCCACGGCTTGTAGGCACACGGTTTCAGGTACTATTTCACTCCGCTCCCGCGGTACTTTTCACCATTCCCTCACGGTACTATCCGCTATCGGTCACCAGGGAATATTTAGGCTTAGCGGGTGGTCCCGCCAGATTCACACGGGATTTCTCGGGCCCCGTGCTACTTGGGAGATGAGCAAGCAAGCCGCTGATGTTTCGTCTACGGGGGTCTTACCCTCTACGCCGGACCTTTCGCATGTCCTTCGACTACACCAACGGTTTCTGACTCGCCTCACAGCCGGCAGACTGTGAAAGCTCATTCCCACAACCCCGCATGCGCAACCCCTGCCGGGTATCACACGCATACGGTTTGGCCTCATCCGGTTTCGCTCGCCACTACTCCCGGAATCACGGTTGTTTTCTCTTCCTGAGGGTACTGAGATGTTTCACTTCCCCTCGTTCCCTCCACACTGCCTATGTGTTCAGCAGCGGGTGACAGCCCATGACGACTGCCGGGTTTCCCCATTCGGACACCCCCGGATCAAAGCTCAGTTGGCAGCTCCCCGGGGCCTATCGCGGCCTCTCACGTCCTTCATCGGTTCCTGGTGCCAAGGCATCCACCGTGCGCCCTTAAAAACTTGGCCACAGATGCTCGCGTCCACTGTGTAGTTCTCAAACAACGACCAGCCACCCATCACCCCACCAGACAAGCTGGCGAGTTCACTGGGGCCGGCACTGAAGACTAGCCAGACGGCCGTGCCTTCAGGACCCAACAACGTGCCAGGCACCCTCGTTCATCCGCATCCTCTTTCCACGCCGAAGCAGTACTCGAGAACCATCAGATCCGAAGATGCCAACTAATCAACGTTCCACCCATGAGCTGACCGTGCAGAACGTTTGCCTGCAATCGGTACTGTGCTCCTTAGAAAGGAGGTGATCCAGCCGCACCTTCCGGTACGGCTACCTTGTTACGACTTCGTCCCAATCGCCAGTCCCACCTTCGACGGCTCCCTCCACAAGGGTTGGGCCACCGGCTTCGGGTGTTACCGACTTTCGTGACGTGACGGGCGGTGTGTACAAGGCCCGGGAACGTATTCACCGCAGCAAT
Coding sequences within:
- a CDS encoding type VI secretion protein; its protein translation is MHESGTRRPAGPGPAPSRGVPDGLLVALLAFLLGLAVLVWSSTGLAALLAKGAWPATVTFGRTPDAVRALIAEPHDLPGAWPATDPAALSGWGLFWGLFVGQLLVLFVLTVFVIGAVARTKARRARARSAPPEPTAQAAEPDPVPVPVPVPDPPKPPLPKPAPAVPAPAAGGPTDEAYRYGFGHPPRAEAPAAAPAGRLAYGAPGERRRLAAAHLASAEGAALVVTSSPALWADTKDGRAKLGPVLLYDPSHLCDTPARMHWNPAEGCTDRDTAAVRATALLAPVRPRARMDEAVADTAETLVRSWLQAAALDGRPFKQLHRWAQGTGVQEAVRILRTHPQAAAGAAGELESALTAYPERRDQARHLTARALACLTSVHIREACNPNRTDALALASFLQEGGTLYVVGESVEEPAAHPGAMPLLTALASSVVEHGRRMAARSSRGRLDPPLTLVLEDVAAVAPVPQLPDLLAEDVLPLLALCRSREQARSRWPQWPAEPPADATAPPRPGARTPAP
- a CDS encoding GNAT family N-acetyltransferase, with amino-acid sequence MEQFVTRPVRTDEWQKVKALRLEALADPLAPMAFLESVEDAAAKPDAYWQERARGAAEGVHVRQFIAETPDGQWAGSVSAFVEPVGGADFLERTVDTDQAHFVGVYVRPEWRGRGLTDALFTAALQWAWSLEEPRLERVRLFVHEDNARAGGFYRRYGFRPSGLVIPKPGDPAAKELEYVYPRPAARR